One Cellulomonas soli DNA window includes the following coding sequences:
- a CDS encoding ABC transporter ATP-binding protein, with translation MSKPVVRAQDLLVGYGGAPVCAPVSFTLAPGKVLALVGANGSGKSTVLRSVIGLLEPSGGSLQVFGSAVDERDVTFRTRVSSVLDDDAYFPALTVSEHLYLTARGHGVLGADDVVEELLAEFGLTEHARSLPVALSSGQRRRLLLAAGFARPRALLVLDEPEQRLDRDMKTRLAQRLNDERTHGGAVLLATHDADLLRAVADRAVLLSDESSRLVSVAEAVDMIGRNPS, from the coding sequence GTGTCGAAGCCCGTCGTGCGCGCCCAGGACCTGCTCGTCGGATACGGCGGTGCACCGGTGTGCGCCCCCGTGTCGTTCACGCTCGCGCCGGGCAAGGTCCTCGCGCTCGTCGGGGCCAACGGTTCGGGCAAGTCGACGGTCCTGCGATCGGTGATCGGGCTGCTCGAGCCGTCCGGCGGCTCCTTGCAGGTGTTCGGGAGCGCGGTCGACGAACGGGACGTGACGTTCCGCACCCGGGTGTCGAGCGTCCTGGACGACGACGCGTACTTCCCGGCGCTGACGGTCTCGGAGCACCTGTACCTGACCGCACGCGGGCACGGGGTGCTCGGTGCCGACGACGTGGTCGAGGAGCTGCTGGCCGAGTTCGGCCTCACCGAGCACGCGCGTTCGCTCCCGGTCGCGCTGTCCTCCGGTCAGCGCCGCCGCCTGCTGCTGGCCGCCGGCTTCGCCCGGCCGAGGGCGCTGCTCGTGCTCGACGAGCCCGAGCAGCGGCTCGACCGCGACATGAAGACGCGGCTCGCGCAGCGCCTGAACGACGAGCGCACGCACGGCGGTGCGGTCCTGCTGGCCACGCACGACGCCGACCTGCTGCGCGCCGTGGCCGACCGGGCCGTCCTGCTCTCGGACGAGAGCTCGCGGCTGGTCTCGGTCGCCGAGGCCGTGGACATGATCGGACGGAACCCGTCGTGA
- a CDS encoding GNAT family N-acetyltransferase gives MVEQLDEVTIRIADEDDAAAIARVHVRSWQEAYAGIVPAGYLDALDVDQRSQSWSGYLRRGPKEHVRTWVAQTPSGIVGFLTLGPCRDEDARRGEREIYSVYLDPGTWGHGVARDLLRTALADLGSSTRVSLWVLADNERARHFYRRHGFQPDGVERLDELGGVDLLEVRYRRG, from the coding sequence ATGGTCGAGCAGCTCGACGAGGTGACGATCCGTATCGCCGACGAGGACGACGCGGCGGCCATCGCGCGCGTGCACGTGCGCAGCTGGCAGGAGGCCTACGCGGGCATCGTGCCGGCCGGCTACCTCGACGCCCTCGACGTCGACCAGCGGTCCCAGAGCTGGAGCGGCTACCTGCGCCGCGGCCCGAAGGAGCACGTCCGCACCTGGGTCGCCCAGACCCCGTCGGGCATCGTGGGCTTCCTCACGCTCGGTCCCTGCCGCGACGAGGACGCACGTCGGGGCGAGCGGGAGATCTACTCCGTCTACCTCGACCCCGGCACGTGGGGGCACGGCGTGGCGCGCGACCTGCTGCGCACCGCCCTCGCCGACCTCGGCAGCTCGACACGTGTGTCGCTGTGGGTCCTCGCGGACAACGAGCGGGCCCGGCACTTCTACCGTCGGCACGGGTTCCAGCCCGACGGCGTCGAGCGGCTCGACGAGCTCGGTGGCGTCGACCTGCTCGAGGTCCGCTACCGGCGCGGTTGA
- a CDS encoding DUF6297 family protein, protein MTADVDLVGPDEVGQIPAARSIRRYTTGAANARSGAQLGTVLQDVYYAIITLAISVAIALGLAQQLRVSLPPAPDVVAPRGLSLPTLVTVVIVGLVGVLLSLAGRLGPIGAGGAEATWWLGLPVDRRGLLRPAARRLPALAALVGAVLVALLDAGLLADSPARVVQVAVTSGLVAAAVVLLAGLAQSLGVARRSTALAGDLVLVAAPFAALGSALAAVHLERVPTLAWPFVVVLGVGVAALAVVVDRRLDRVPARTLRESGSVASQAVGAMVSLDSRELGRALSDGTARATRRRLSRLRTARGPASALVTTDLVVLRRSTRHVVQLVVTALIPVLVSTVPQLASTAGVLLSLLVAGYVAQSATGEGARRAEMVPALDRLLPLEARTVRRLRMVVPAAVMALWSLVVFAAVGRWAGDVAGWMALGLAATPVWAAAAVRSAYRASPDWGAPLVSTPMGALPSGVGSVIARGPDVVVLGLLPVWIALLVRTVTPVMLGAQITCALIAVMVASSIHKGGLLERMMDASGEQAGRPTDTKR, encoded by the coding sequence GTGACCGCCGATGTCGACCTGGTCGGCCCCGACGAGGTCGGCCAGATCCCCGCCGCGCGCTCGATCCGGCGCTACACCACCGGCGCGGCCAACGCCCGCAGCGGAGCGCAGCTCGGCACGGTGCTCCAGGACGTCTACTACGCGATCATCACGCTCGCCATCAGCGTCGCGATCGCCCTCGGCCTCGCGCAGCAGCTGCGGGTCTCGCTGCCGCCCGCCCCGGACGTGGTCGCTCCGCGGGGGCTGAGCCTGCCCACCCTCGTCACCGTCGTGATCGTCGGGCTCGTCGGGGTGCTGCTGTCGCTCGCGGGCCGGCTCGGCCCGATCGGGGCCGGCGGTGCGGAGGCCACCTGGTGGCTCGGCCTGCCGGTGGACCGACGCGGCCTGCTGCGTCCCGCCGCGAGGCGGCTTCCCGCGCTCGCGGCCCTGGTCGGCGCGGTGCTGGTGGCACTCCTCGACGCGGGACTGCTCGCCGACTCCCCGGCACGCGTCGTCCAGGTCGCCGTGACCTCCGGGCTCGTGGCGGCCGCCGTCGTGCTGCTGGCCGGGCTCGCACAGTCGCTGGGCGTGGCCCGACGCTCGACAGCGCTCGCGGGCGACCTCGTGCTCGTCGCGGCGCCGTTCGCCGCGCTGGGCAGCGCGCTGGCCGCCGTGCACCTTGAGCGCGTGCCGACGCTCGCGTGGCCCTTCGTGGTCGTGCTGGGCGTCGGTGTGGCTGCGCTCGCGGTGGTCGTCGACCGGCGGCTCGACCGGGTGCCGGCGCGGACGCTGCGGGAGAGCGGGTCCGTGGCCAGCCAGGCGGTCGGGGCGATGGTGTCGCTCGACTCGCGTGAGCTCGGTCGGGCCCTCAGCGACGGCACGGCGCGCGCGACCCGGCGGCGGCTGTCGCGGCTGCGGACGGCTCGGGGGCCGGCGTCGGCGCTCGTCACGACCGACCTGGTGGTGCTGCGCAGGTCCACACGGCACGTCGTGCAGCTGGTCGTCACGGCGCTGATCCCCGTGCTGGTCTCGACGGTGCCGCAGCTGGCGAGCACGGCGGGGGTCCTGCTCTCGCTCCTGGTCGCGGGATACGTCGCGCAGAGCGCCACGGGCGAGGGCGCCCGGCGGGCCGAGATGGTTCCGGCGCTCGACCGGCTCCTGCCGTTGGAGGCCCGCACGGTGCGTCGGCTGCGGATGGTGGTGCCGGCCGCCGTGATGGCGCTGTGGTCGCTCGTCGTGTTCGCCGCCGTGGGCCGGTGGGCGGGGGACGTGGCGGGCTGGATGGCGCTCGGCCTGGCGGCGACTCCCGTGTGGGCGGCCGCAGCCGTGCGCTCGGCGTACCGGGCCTCTCCGGACTGGGGTGCCCCGCTGGTCTCGACGCCGATGGGTGCGCTGCCGTCGGGCGTCGGCTCGGTCATCGCGCGTGGCCCCGACGTCGTCGTGCTGGGCCTGCTGCCGGTGTGGATCGCGCTGCTGGTGCGGACCGTGACACCGGTGATGCTCGGCGCGCAGATCACGTGCGCGTTGATCGCGGTGATGGTCGCCTCCTCGATCCACAAGGGCGGGCTCCTGGAACGGATGATGGACGCCTCGGGGGAGCAGGCGGGTCGACCGACGGACACCAAGCGGTGA
- a CDS encoding DAK2 domain-containing protein — protein MDGLDGRLLRRWAHAAHEALVVAHERIDAVNVFPVADADTGTNVLLTVTGGRQALDVVPQDAGAGEVAHAFAHGALLAARGNSGVILSQYLAGLARGLPAVADATALATAFGSASRSARAAVTDPQEGTVLTVARDVADGAQVAADAGADLGTLLDGVLADAHRSLARISSQHPVLRAAHVLDAGACALLVVLDSLARVVRGEGPPSDADLAWLPVAGVAAHGIEGGGAFEVMLLVRTSGDTGSPALDDGSGPGALLRERLPMLGDSVAVVGADGWWHVHVHTDAPAEVVAACAVGAREQVVVRLVAAGHAGTVGTLDEHAPSGVVVCTASPGLAAWYAALGAVVVLRCPETPLGARHLGRAVVDAGTGAVTVLTGGVVEKEVLADLAAVPGPWGERLQGVQVVETGDELGATVALLALTGSAPDGHAWSGARAAVQRLRSTALGRPGPGAPDGASGTGPGAGPDAGPDGVAGRAVADVLEAVDALEAGWPSDAAPAEHLTLLHGEQLAPDDLQEIATRLEAVLATRHPMLELLVLGPAAGIDGLRAGLD, from the coding sequence GTGGACGGGCTCGACGGCAGGCTCCTGCGCAGGTGGGCGCATGCGGCCCACGAGGCGCTCGTCGTCGCGCACGAGCGGATCGACGCGGTCAACGTGTTCCCGGTCGCGGACGCCGACACCGGCACGAACGTCCTGCTCACGGTCACCGGCGGACGCCAGGCGCTCGACGTGGTCCCGCAGGACGCCGGCGCGGGCGAGGTCGCGCACGCCTTCGCCCACGGCGCGCTGCTGGCCGCGCGGGGCAACTCCGGGGTGATCCTCAGCCAGTACCTGGCGGGCCTCGCCCGAGGGCTGCCCGCCGTCGCGGACGCCACCGCCCTCGCCACGGCCTTCGGCTCGGCCTCCCGCAGCGCCCGGGCGGCCGTCACCGACCCGCAGGAGGGCACCGTGCTCACCGTCGCGCGCGACGTCGCCGACGGGGCGCAGGTGGCCGCGGACGCGGGGGCCGACCTCGGGACGCTGCTCGACGGCGTGCTCGCGGACGCCCACCGCTCGCTCGCCCGGATCAGCTCTCAGCACCCCGTGCTGCGGGCCGCGCACGTGCTCGACGCCGGTGCCTGCGCGCTGCTCGTCGTGCTCGACTCGCTCGCCCGCGTGGTCCGCGGCGAGGGTCCGCCGTCCGACGCCGATCTCGCATGGTTGCCGGTCGCCGGCGTGGCGGCGCACGGGATCGAGGGCGGCGGTGCGTTCGAGGTGATGCTCCTGGTGCGCACCTCGGGCGACACCGGATCGCCCGCCCTGGACGACGGCTCCGGGCCGGGTGCCCTGCTCCGCGAGCGCCTGCCGATGCTGGGCGACTCCGTCGCGGTCGTCGGGGCCGACGGGTGGTGGCACGTGCACGTGCACACGGACGCCCCGGCCGAGGTCGTGGCGGCCTGCGCCGTGGGTGCACGCGAGCAGGTCGTGGTGCGGCTGGTGGCTGCCGGCCACGCCGGGACGGTCGGCACGCTCGACGAGCACGCGCCCTCGGGGGTCGTGGTGTGCACCGCGTCGCCGGGGCTGGCCGCCTGGTACGCCGCGCTCGGTGCGGTCGTCGTGCTGCGATGCCCCGAGACACCGCTCGGGGCGCGTCACCTGGGGCGGGCGGTTGTCGACGCGGGGACGGGAGCGGTGACGGTGCTCACCGGCGGGGTCGTCGAGAAGGAGGTCCTCGCGGACCTCGCCGCCGTGCCCGGGCCCTGGGGCGAGCGGCTGCAGGGCGTGCAGGTCGTCGAGACGGGGGACGAGCTCGGGGCGACGGTCGCGCTGCTCGCGCTGACGGGCTCCGCGCCGGACGGGCACGCCTGGAGCGGGGCCAGGGCAGCGGTGCAGCGGCTGCGCAGCACCGCGCTCGGTCGGCCCGGACCGGGAGCGCCGGACGGCGCGTCCGGTACAGGGCCTGGTGCCGGACCTGATGCCGGACCTGATGGGGTGGCGGGGCGCGCCGTGGCCGACGTGCTCGAGGCCGTCGACGCCCTCGAGGCAGGGTGGCCCTCCGACGCCGCACCCGCCGAGCACCTGACGCTCCTGCACGGTGAACAGCTCGCGCCGGACGACCTGCAGGAGATCGCCACCCGGCTGGAGGCCGTGCTCGCGACCCGCCACCCGATGCTGGAGCTGCTCGTGCTCGGGCCCGCCGCCGGGATCGACGGCCTGCGCGCAGGACTGGACTGA
- a CDS encoding thiamine-phosphate kinase, producing the protein MTDHLLVRDVDEDALLALIFPHLPAGTGTSVPPGDDAAVVAAPDGRVVVTTDVLVEDRHFRRRWSTGEDVGHRAAVQNLADVAAMGARPTSLVVALVAPGDLPVDWVEGLARGLGQVCAPLDVGVVGGDLSGGEHVVVAVTAHGDLAGRAPVLRSGARPGDVVAHAGRRGWSAAGLALLDAGRGGDDAGLVEAYLRPTSPLEAGPRAADAGATAMLDVSDGLLRDAGRIARSSGVRLDLDEPRSAFADDLERLEHAARLLGADATEWVLTGGEDHGLLATFPADGPLPAPFRRVGRVLDAGEGPDVLVGGHEPGTRGTGWDHFRA; encoded by the coding sequence GTGACCGACCACCTGCTCGTGCGCGACGTCGACGAGGACGCGCTGCTCGCCCTGATCTTCCCGCACCTGCCGGCCGGCACCGGCACGAGCGTGCCGCCCGGCGACGACGCCGCGGTCGTCGCCGCACCGGACGGCCGGGTCGTCGTGACGACCGACGTGCTCGTCGAGGACCGCCACTTCCGGCGCCGGTGGTCGACAGGGGAGGACGTGGGTCACCGGGCCGCCGTGCAGAACCTCGCCGACGTGGCAGCGATGGGTGCACGTCCCACGAGCCTGGTCGTCGCCCTGGTGGCGCCCGGCGACCTGCCCGTCGACTGGGTCGAGGGGCTGGCGCGCGGGCTCGGGCAGGTGTGCGCACCGCTCGACGTCGGCGTGGTCGGGGGCGACCTGTCGGGCGGCGAGCACGTCGTGGTCGCGGTGACCGCGCACGGCGACCTGGCAGGGCGCGCGCCCGTCCTGCGCTCGGGTGCGCGCCCCGGCGACGTCGTCGCCCACGCGGGACGGCGAGGCTGGTCCGCGGCCGGTCTGGCGCTGCTGGACGCGGGCCGGGGCGGTGACGACGCCGGGCTCGTCGAGGCGTACCTGCGGCCGACGTCACCGCTCGAGGCCGGGCCCAGGGCTGCTGACGCGGGTGCGACCGCGATGCTCGACGTGTCGGACGGGCTCCTGCGCGACGCCGGGCGGATCGCACGGTCCAGCGGTGTGCGGCTGGACCTGGACGAGCCTCGGTCCGCCTTCGCCGACGACCTCGAGCGGCTCGAGCACGCTGCACGGCTGCTGGGTGCCGACGCGACGGAGTGGGTGCTCACCGGTGGCGAGGACCACGGGCTGCTCGCCACGTTCCCCGCTGACGGGCCGCTGCCGGCGCCGTTCCGACGTGTCGGGCGCGTGCTCGACGCCGGTGAGGGTCCGGACGTGCTCGTCGGGGGGCATGAACCCGGGACCCGCGGCACCGGGTGGGACCACTTCCGCGCGTGA
- a CDS encoding RsmD family RNA methyltransferase encodes MTRIVAGVAGGRALQVPPKGTRPTSERVREALFSRLEHLDVVDDAVVLDLFAGSGALGLEAASRGARAVTLVEGARPAAEVCRRNVAATGLGGRVSVVLDRVERFVQRVPVEPWDLVLVDPPYDLSEELLGDVLRAVLPGLREGAVVMVERSTRTPEPTWPDGLVRFDDRGYGETRVWFAEPAEPASGSPSGR; translated from the coding sequence GTGACGAGGATAGTCGCGGGCGTCGCCGGCGGTCGTGCGCTGCAGGTCCCGCCCAAGGGCACCCGCCCGACGAGCGAGCGCGTGCGCGAGGCCCTGTTCTCGCGGCTGGAGCACCTCGACGTGGTCGACGACGCCGTCGTGCTGGACCTGTTCGCCGGTTCGGGCGCGCTCGGCCTGGAGGCGGCGAGCCGTGGTGCCCGCGCGGTGACCCTCGTCGAGGGGGCGCGACCCGCAGCGGAGGTGTGCCGACGCAACGTGGCCGCCACGGGCCTGGGCGGACGGGTGTCGGTGGTCCTCGACCGGGTCGAGCGTTTCGTGCAGCGCGTGCCCGTCGAGCCCTGGGACCTCGTGCTCGTGGACCCGCCGTACGACCTGTCGGAGGAGCTCCTGGGCGACGTGCTGCGCGCGGTGCTGCCCGGCCTGCGGGAGGGTGCGGTCGTCATGGTCGAACGGTCCACGCGCACGCCCGAGCCGACGTGGCCGGACGGGCTCGTGCGGTTCGACGACCGTGGCTACGGCGAGACGCGGGTGTGGTTCGCCGAGCCCGCCGAGCCGGCCTCCGGGTCGCCGTCCGGTCGCTGA
- a CDS encoding D-alanine--D-alanine ligase family protein produces the protein MEPTSAPQSLPSVAPAPADDPTNPSDAGAPSRRARVMVLFGGRSGEHAISCATAGGVLRALDRDRYDVLAVGITPTGRWVLADDDPDRWAITEGRLPQVEDTAAHVLLPQDVQDRAVRVLEADQLPRDLGDVDVVFPLLHGPFGEDGTLQGLLELADVRYVGAGVLASAVGMDKHMMKLVLAGHGLPVGPFRVLLPGDLARDPQLAAKAAAELGLPVFVKPARAGSSLGISRVDDLADVDAAVAEAQRHDPKVVIEATIVGREVECGVLGGRGGVRPRASLPGEIVVTDERHTFYDFEAKYLDEAGVRLSCPADLPPEVIARVQEAAVRTFEAVGCEGLARVDVFVTPDGEVVVNEINTMPGFTPYSMYPRMWEASGIAYPELVDELLQLALERPTGLR, from the coding sequence ATGGAACCGACGTCCGCCCCCCAGTCACTCCCGTCCGTCGCACCCGCCCCCGCGGACGACCCGACGAACCCCTCCGACGCCGGTGCGCCCTCCCGTCGTGCCCGGGTCATGGTCCTGTTCGGCGGTCGCTCCGGAGAGCACGCCATCAGCTGCGCCACGGCGGGTGGTGTGCTGCGCGCGCTCGACCGGGACCGCTACGACGTGCTGGCGGTCGGGATCACCCCCACGGGGCGTTGGGTTCTCGCCGACGACGACCCGGACCGGTGGGCCATCACCGAGGGACGTCTGCCGCAGGTCGAGGACACGGCCGCCCACGTGCTCCTCCCGCAGGACGTGCAGGACCGCGCCGTGCGCGTGCTCGAGGCCGACCAGCTGCCTCGCGACCTCGGGGACGTCGACGTGGTCTTCCCGCTGCTGCACGGGCCCTTCGGCGAGGACGGGACCCTGCAGGGCCTGCTCGAGCTCGCGGACGTCCGGTACGTGGGGGCGGGTGTCCTCGCGTCCGCGGTCGGCATGGACAAGCACATGATGAAGCTCGTGCTGGCCGGTCACGGGCTCCCCGTCGGGCCGTTCCGGGTGCTGCTGCCGGGCGATCTCGCGCGGGACCCGCAGCTGGCGGCGAAGGCGGCCGCCGAGCTGGGGCTGCCCGTGTTCGTCAAGCCCGCCCGCGCCGGGTCGAGCCTGGGCATCTCCCGGGTGGACGACCTCGCCGACGTGGACGCCGCAGTCGCCGAGGCCCAGCGGCACGACCCGAAGGTCGTCATCGAGGCCACGATCGTCGGGCGGGAGGTCGAGTGCGGCGTGCTCGGCGGACGGGGCGGGGTGCGCCCGCGTGCCTCGCTGCCCGGCGAGATCGTCGTCACCGACGAGCGGCACACGTTCTACGACTTCGAGGCCAAGTACCTCGACGAGGCCGGCGTGCGGCTCTCGTGCCCGGCGGACCTGCCGCCCGAGGTGATCGCCCGCGTGCAGGAGGCTGCCGTGCGCACGTTCGAGGCCGTCGGCTGCGAGGGTCTGGCCCGGGTCGACGTGTTCGTCACGCCGGACGGCGAGGTGGTCGTCAACGAGATCAACACGATGCCCGGCTTCACGCCCTACTCGATGTACCCGCGCATGTGGGAGGCGTCGGGGATCGCCTACCCCGAGCTGGTCGACGAGCTGCTGCAACTGGCCCTCGAACGGCCGACCGGGCTGCGCTGA
- a CDS encoding ATP-dependent DNA helicase RecG has translation MLDDPLKKAVGPRSATALGTLGLHTVGDLLRHYPRRYAEPGTLTDLATLAPGEHATVVAEVRQVTVRPTSTGKGLLQAVVTDGQHTLALTFFGRSTRALGYHEMRLVPGRRGLFTGDVGEYRGQRQFTHPDYTIFGLDVDDENEALDEAGRPIPLYPASASIASWQIAKAVRTVLDPLTPADLPDPLPQDVRERHGLPSWHEALLDVHVPRTEADWQRGRDRLRYEEAFVLQAELARRRALTAAQQATARARTTGGVLEAFDARLPFTLTAGQREVGEQIADELALPTPMQRLLQGEVGSGKTVVALRAMLQVVDAGGQAALLAPTEVLAAQHARSLRALLGDLAEAGYLGGADVGTRVALLTGSQPTAARRASLLDAASGRAGIVVGTHALLSDVVQFADLGLVVVDEQHRFGVEQRDTLRAKAASTPHLLVMTATPIPRTVAMTVFGDLETSVLRELPAGRSGVTTHVVPASNPVWTARTWARVREEVDGGGRAYVVCARIDGDGEATATGEEPDDLSVTEPDPTGRPEPARAPLRAVVEVAAELAGMDVLAGVHVGTLHGRMAPEEKERALDDFAVGRTPVLVSTTVVEVGVDVPQATTMVVLDADRFGVSQLHQLRGRVGRGTAPGLCLLVADVVAGTPAAIRLDTLARTSDGFELAALDLELRREGDVLGAAQSGTSSSLRFLRVTRDGDVIEKARADARALVDRDVSLATWPALRAAIDERLAGEREEFLDRA, from the coding sequence ATGCTCGACGACCCGCTCAAGAAGGCCGTCGGGCCGCGCTCGGCCACGGCGCTAGGCACGCTGGGCCTGCACACCGTCGGCGACCTCCTGCGGCACTACCCGCGCCGCTACGCCGAGCCCGGCACGCTGACCGACCTGGCCACGCTCGCACCCGGCGAGCACGCCACGGTCGTCGCCGAGGTCCGGCAGGTCACCGTCCGTCCGACCTCGACCGGCAAGGGGCTGCTGCAGGCGGTCGTGACCGACGGGCAGCACACGCTCGCCCTGACGTTCTTCGGTCGCAGCACGCGCGCGCTCGGCTACCACGAGATGCGGCTGGTACCGGGTCGGCGAGGGCTCTTCACCGGCGACGTGGGCGAGTACCGCGGGCAACGGCAGTTCACCCACCCGGACTACACGATCTTCGGGCTGGACGTCGACGACGAGAACGAGGCGCTCGACGAGGCAGGCCGTCCGATCCCGCTCTACCCGGCGTCGGCGTCGATCGCCTCCTGGCAGATCGCGAAGGCCGTGCGCACCGTGCTGGACCCGCTGACGCCCGCCGACCTGCCCGACCCGCTCCCGCAGGACGTGCGCGAACGGCACGGGCTGCCGTCGTGGCACGAGGCGCTGCTCGACGTGCACGTGCCGCGCACCGAGGCCGACTGGCAGCGTGGCCGTGACCGGCTGCGGTACGAGGAGGCGTTCGTGCTGCAGGCCGAGCTGGCCCGTCGCCGCGCGCTGACGGCCGCCCAGCAGGCGACGGCCCGCGCGCGCACGACCGGCGGGGTGCTCGAGGCGTTCGACGCCCGGCTGCCCTTCACGCTCACGGCGGGCCAGCGCGAGGTCGGTGAGCAGATCGCCGACGAGCTGGCGCTGCCGACCCCGATGCAGCGGCTGCTGCAGGGCGAGGTCGGCTCCGGCAAGACCGTCGTCGCGCTGCGCGCCATGCTGCAGGTCGTCGACGCCGGGGGGCAGGCGGCGCTGCTGGCGCCGACGGAGGTGCTCGCGGCCCAGCATGCACGGTCGCTCCGGGCTCTTCTCGGCGACCTCGCGGAGGCCGGCTACCTCGGTGGCGCCGACGTGGGCACCCGGGTCGCGCTGCTGACCGGCTCGCAGCCGACCGCGGCGCGCCGTGCGAGCCTGCTGGACGCGGCGAGCGGACGCGCCGGGATCGTGGTGGGCACGCATGCGCTGCTGTCCGACGTCGTGCAGTTCGCCGACCTCGGGCTCGTCGTGGTCGACGAGCAGCACCGGTTCGGCGTCGAGCAGCGCGACACCCTGCGGGCCAAGGCTGCCTCGACCCCGCACCTGCTCGTGATGACGGCCACACCCATCCCGCGCACCGTCGCCATGACCGTGTTCGGCGACCTGGAGACCTCCGTGCTGCGCGAGCTGCCCGCCGGGCGAAGCGGGGTCACCACGCACGTGGTGCCCGCGAGCAACCCGGTGTGGACCGCCCGCACCTGGGCCAGGGTCCGCGAGGAGGTCGACGGCGGCGGTCGCGCGTACGTGGTGTGCGCGCGCATCGACGGCGACGGCGAGGCCACGGCCACCGGCGAGGAGCCCGACGACCTCTCCGTCACCGAGCCCGACCCGACGGGCCGGCCCGAGCCCGCCCGTGCGCCGTTGCGCGCCGTCGTCGAGGTCGCGGCCGAGCTGGCCGGCATGGACGTGCTCGCCGGGGTGCACGTCGGCACGCTGCACGGCCGCATGGCCCCGGAGGAGAAGGAGCGTGCGCTGGACGACTTCGCGGTCGGGCGCACACCCGTCCTGGTGTCCACCACGGTCGTCGAGGTCGGGGTCGACGTCCCGCAGGCCACCACGATGGTGGTCCTCGACGCCGACCGGTTCGGGGTCTCCCAGCTGCACCAGCTGCGGGGGCGGGTCGGGCGCGGCACGGCACCGGGCCTGTGCCTGCTCGTCGCCGACGTCGTGGCCGGCACGCCTGCGGCGATCAGGCTCGACACGCTCGCCCGGACCTCGGACGGCTTCGAGCTCGCGGCGCTCGACCTGGAGCTGCGCCGCGAGGGCGACGTGCTGGGGGCTGCGCAGTCGGGGACGTCCAGCTCGTTGCGCTTCCTGCGGGTGACCCGCGACGGCGACGTGATCGAGAAGGCACGCGCCGACGCCCGCGCGCTGGTGGACCGTGACGTGTCGCTCGCGACGTGGCCCGCGCTGCGCGCCGCGATCGACGAACGGCTCGCGGGGGAGCGCGAGGAGTTTCTCGACCGCGCCTGA
- the rpmB gene encoding 50S ribosomal protein L28 — MAANCDVCAKGPSFGHSVSHSNVRTKRRWNPNIQRVRAVVAGTPKRLNVCTSCLKAGKVQRAV; from the coding sequence GTGGCTGCTAACTGCGACGTCTGCGCCAAGGGCCCGAGCTTCGGGCACAGCGTCTCGCACTCGAACGTCCGCACGAAGCGCCGCTGGAACCCGAACATCCAGCGCGTGCGTGCCGTGGTCGCCGGGACGCCCAAGCGTCTCAACGTCTGCACCTCGTGCCTCAAGGCCGGCAAGGTGCAGCGCGCGGTCTGA
- a CDS encoding DUF3515 family protein encodes MPLTPSTPAARADGTSVPASSRPRRKASGSRGGARSVALVSAACATLLVSSCASAVPVEVAPYATDPVCAEIVLALPDDLGDDLPGLDTTAQATAAWGTAAAPVVLRCGVEPLGPTTDRCVSVETPGGPSVDWVVVAGDGSDATQGSTTDGTGTPATDWTFTTYGREPAIEVHVPAQVAGERSTSFLDLLGPAVQHAEQVRSCL; translated from the coding sequence GTGCCCCTGACGCCGTCCACGCCCGCTGCCCGCGCGGACGGCACGTCGGTCCCGGCCTCCTCCCGTCCCCGCAGGAAGGCGAGCGGAAGCAGGGGCGGGGCCCGATCCGTCGCCCTCGTCAGCGCCGCGTGCGCCACGCTGCTGGTCTCGTCCTGCGCCTCGGCGGTCCCCGTCGAGGTGGCCCCGTACGCCACGGACCCGGTGTGCGCCGAGATCGTGCTCGCGCTCCCCGACGACCTCGGCGACGACCTGCCGGGCCTGGACACGACCGCTCAGGCCACCGCGGCCTGGGGCACGGCCGCGGCACCCGTCGTGCTGCGGTGCGGTGTCGAGCCGCTCGGCCCGACCACCGACCGCTGCGTGAGCGTCGAGACCCCCGGCGGCCCGAGCGTGGACTGGGTCGTGGTCGCCGGCGACGGCAGCGACGCCACGCAAGGCAGCACGACCGACGGCACCGGCACGCCTGCCACCGACTGGACGTTCACGACCTACGGTCGCGAGCCCGCGATCGAGGTGCACGTCCCGGCGCAGGTGGCCGGCGAACGGTCGACGTCGTTCCTCGACCTGCTCGGCCCGGCGGTGCAGCACGCCGAGCAGGTCCGCTCGTGCCTGTGA